The Leucobacter chromiiresistens genome has a window encoding:
- a CDS encoding WXG100 family type VII secretion target, which yields MANITVTYAEIEQAASQLGSGRDEITEKLRLLQSQINNLVASGFVTDQASGKFNAAYTDYTTSANTVVQKLTEIQNFLTQTANAMRDMDAQIAARIN from the coding sequence ATGGCCAACATCACCGTCACCTACGCCGAGATCGAGCAGGCTGCGTCGCAGCTGGGTTCGGGGCGCGACGAGATCACCGAGAAGCTGCGACTGCTGCAGTCGCAGATCAACAACCTCGTCGCCTCCGGCTTCGTGACCGATCAGGCGTCGGGCAAGTTCAACGCCGCGTACACCGACTACACGACGAGCGCGAACACGGTGGTGCAGAAGCTCACCGAGATTCAGAACTTCCTCACGCAGACGGCGAACGCGATGCGCGATATGGACGCGCAGATCGCGGCCCGGATCAACTGA
- a CDS encoding proline--tRNA ligase has translation MITRLSSYFLKTLREDPADAEVASHRLLVRAGYIRRQAPGIFGWMPLGLRVKGKLEQIIREEMVAAGAHEVHFPGLLPREPYEATGRWEEYGDALFRLQDRHGADYLLAPTHEEVFTNMVKDIVTSYKDLPLTLFQIQDKYRDEARPRAGLLRGREFTMKDAYSFDATDEGLNASYERQRQAYERIFTRLGLEYAIVSADAGAMGGSRSEEFLLPTPIGEDTFVRSAGGYAANVEAYRTPAPEPVAFADAPAAIVYDSPDTPTIDTLVAHTNAALPREDGREWTAADTLKNLVLAVTPVGGEREIVVVGIPGDRDADMKRAEVAFPGAEVEAATAADLARHPGLVKGYIGPAQVGEAGETTAVLGEESATGLRYLVDPRVAEGTAWVTGANVEGRHVAHLVYGRDFHADGIVEIANVRDGDPAPDGSGPIETARGMEIGHIFQLGRKYAEALGLKVLDENGKLVTVTMGSYGIGVTRIMAILAELHHDDRGLIWPEAVAPFTVHVVATGRDAAVHEIAESLVETLDAAGVDVLFDDRPKVSPGVKFGDAELLGVPRVVVVGRDAAEGFAEVWDRAAGTKEKVALAEVPARFGA, from the coding sequence GTGATTACCCGGCTCAGCTCCTACTTCCTGAAGACCCTGCGCGAGGATCCCGCCGATGCAGAAGTGGCGAGCCACCGACTGCTCGTGCGCGCCGGCTACATCCGCCGCCAGGCGCCGGGAATCTTCGGCTGGATGCCGCTCGGGCTGCGGGTGAAGGGCAAGCTCGAGCAGATCATCCGCGAGGAGATGGTCGCCGCCGGTGCGCACGAAGTCCACTTCCCCGGGCTGCTGCCGCGCGAGCCCTACGAGGCGACCGGTCGGTGGGAGGAGTACGGCGACGCGCTCTTCCGCCTGCAGGATCGCCACGGCGCCGACTACCTGCTCGCGCCGACGCACGAAGAGGTCTTCACGAACATGGTGAAAGACATCGTCACGTCGTACAAGGATCTGCCGCTCACGCTGTTCCAGATTCAGGACAAGTACCGCGACGAGGCCCGCCCCCGCGCCGGCCTGCTGCGCGGTCGCGAGTTCACGATGAAGGACGCGTACTCGTTCGACGCGACCGACGAGGGGCTGAACGCGAGCTACGAGCGGCAGCGGCAGGCCTACGAGCGCATCTTCACGCGGCTCGGCCTCGAGTACGCGATCGTCTCCGCCGATGCGGGGGCGATGGGCGGATCGCGCAGCGAGGAGTTCCTGCTGCCCACGCCCATCGGAGAGGACACGTTCGTCCGCTCCGCGGGCGGGTACGCCGCCAACGTCGAGGCGTACCGCACGCCGGCGCCGGAGCCCGTCGCGTTCGCGGACGCGCCGGCGGCGATCGTGTACGACTCGCCCGACACCCCGACCATCGACACGCTCGTCGCGCATACCAACGCGGCGCTGCCCCGCGAGGACGGGCGCGAGTGGACCGCGGCCGACACGCTGAAGAACCTCGTGCTCGCGGTGACGCCCGTCGGCGGCGAGCGCGAGATCGTGGTCGTCGGCATCCCGGGCGATCGCGACGCCGACATGAAGCGCGCCGAGGTCGCGTTCCCCGGCGCCGAGGTCGAGGCCGCGACGGCCGCCGATCTCGCGCGGCACCCCGGTCTCGTGAAGGGGTACATCGGCCCCGCACAGGTCGGCGAGGCGGGCGAGACGACCGCTGTGCTCGGGGAGGAGAGCGCCACCGGGCTGCGGTACCTCGTCGATCCCCGCGTCGCCGAGGGCACCGCCTGGGTCACCGGAGCGAACGTCGAGGGCCGGCACGTCGCGCATCTCGTGTACGGGCGCGACTTCCACGCCGACGGGATCGTGGAGATCGCGAACGTGCGCGACGGCGATCCCGCCCCCGACGGATCGGGCCCCATCGAGACCGCGCGCGGCATGGAGATCGGGCACATCTTCCAGCTCGGCCGCAAGTACGCCGAGGCGCTCGGCCTCAAGGTGCTCGACGAGAACGGCAAGCTCGTCACCGTGACCATGGGCTCGTACGGCATCGGCGTCACCCGCATCATGGCGATCCTCGCCGAGCTGCACCACGACGACCGCGGCCTGATCTGGCCGGAGGCCGTCGCCCCGTTCACCGTGCACGTGGTCGCCACCGGCCGCGACGCAGCCGTGCACGAGATCGCCGAATCGCTCGTCGAGACGCTCGACGCAGCCGGAGTCGACGTGCTCTTCGACGATCGCCCCAAGGTCTCGCCGGGGGTGAAGTTCGGCGACGCCGAGCTGCTCGGCGTGCCGCGCGTCGTGGTCGTGGGCCGAGACGCCGCCGAGGGGTTCGCCGAGGTGTGGGATCGCGCCGCCGGCACCAAGGAGAAGGTCGCGCTCGCGGAGGTTCCCGCCCGGTTCGGGGCGTAA
- a CDS encoding phospholipid carrier-dependent glycosyltransferase, translating into MTRNRWLHGLAPIAVLALAAALRFWALGRPGVLVFDELYYVRDAISQLAHGYPTAWPDDDPGMSGSRPYGFTDAASNAVHPPLGKWLIGLGVLVFGPGSGWGWRAAVALAGVLTVGVTMLLGWRITRSLTVACAAGLLLAVDGVHVVLTRVGLLDGFLTLAVTVGALCVWRDVEWTGARSPVPDPGGATGPAPPRVPLLWRRPWLLAAAAAFGAAASIKWSGLYPLAAFLVFVTVRDLVLRVRLRERRAVVRSALQALIAAAIALPAAALVYLSSWAGWILTSGGWNRASGDGWWPALVGYHAQMLDWHRSLSAPHPYASHPLTWPLALRPTGMYETHWGPGEGCPWAACAAAVSPLPNPLVTWGGVVALIALVAVVIVRALRGPDPIATAGALVIVGYLSGWLPWVLTVSRSAVFQFYAVVLTPFSALALAIALALLCRIAIRPRIGGAARVPETAVAGGGRRSEAGAEAGAEDAAAATKPEAETLLGIRIATAIFLVACVALAAWFFPVWSGAPMAEWFWRAHLWLPGWQ; encoded by the coding sequence GTGACGCGAAACCGCTGGCTGCACGGGCTCGCACCGATTGCGGTGCTCGCGCTCGCCGCTGCGCTCCGGTTCTGGGCGCTGGGGCGGCCCGGCGTGCTGGTGTTCGACGAGCTCTACTACGTGCGCGACGCCATCAGTCAGCTCGCCCACGGGTACCCGACGGCGTGGCCCGACGACGACCCCGGCATGAGCGGGTCGCGCCCGTACGGCTTTACAGACGCGGCGTCGAACGCGGTGCATCCGCCGCTCGGCAAGTGGCTCATCGGGCTCGGCGTGCTCGTGTTCGGGCCGGGCTCGGGCTGGGGCTGGCGGGCGGCCGTCGCGCTCGCGGGCGTGCTCACCGTCGGCGTCACGATGCTGCTGGGCTGGCGCATCACGCGCAGCCTGACGGTGGCGTGCGCCGCGGGCCTGCTGCTGGCCGTCGACGGCGTGCACGTGGTGCTCACGCGCGTCGGGCTGCTCGACGGGTTTCTGACGCTCGCCGTGACGGTGGGCGCGCTGTGCGTGTGGCGCGACGTCGAATGGACGGGTGCGCGGTCGCCGGTTCCGGATCCGGGGGGCGCGACCGGCCCCGCCCCGCCCCGCGTCCCTCTGCTCTGGCGTCGCCCCTGGCTGCTCGCGGCGGCGGCGGCCTTCGGGGCCGCGGCGTCGATCAAGTGGTCGGGGCTCTACCCGCTCGCCGCCTTCCTCGTGTTCGTGACGGTGCGCGACCTCGTGCTGCGGGTCCGGCTGCGGGAGCGCCGCGCGGTGGTCCGCTCGGCGCTGCAGGCGCTCATCGCCGCTGCGATCGCCCTGCCCGCGGCGGCGCTGGTCTACCTCTCGAGCTGGGCGGGGTGGATCCTCACCTCCGGCGGGTGGAACCGCGCGTCGGGCGATGGGTGGTGGCCCGCGCTCGTCGGCTACCACGCCCAGATGCTCGACTGGCACCGGTCGCTCAGCGCACCGCACCCGTACGCCTCCCACCCGTTGACCTGGCCGCTCGCGCTCCGCCCCACCGGCATGTACGAGACGCACTGGGGGCCGGGCGAGGGGTGCCCGTGGGCCGCGTGCGCGGCGGCCGTCTCGCCGCTGCCGAACCCGCTCGTGACCTGGGGCGGGGTCGTGGCCCTCATCGCCCTCGTCGCCGTCGTCATCGTGCGAGCGCTACGCGGCCCCGATCCGATCGCGACCGCTGGGGCCCTCGTGATCGTCGGCTATCTCTCGGGGTGGCTGCCCTGGGTGCTCACCGTCTCGCGCTCCGCCGTATTCCAGTTCTACGCGGTCGTGCTGACGCCGTTCTCGGCCCTCGCGCTCGCCATCGCGCTCGCACTGCTGTGCCGCATCGCGATCCGCCCCCGCATCGGAGGCGCCGCCCGCGTGCCGGAAACCGCGGTCGCGGGCGGCGGCCGCCGGTCGGAGGCGGGTGCGGAGGCGGGTGCGGAGGACGCCGCGGCGGCGACGAAGCCGGAGGCGGAGACGCTGCTCGGGATCCGCATCGCGACCGCGATCTTCCTCGTCGCATGCGTCGCGCTCGCCGCCTGGTTCTTCCCGGTGTGGTCGGGAGCGCCGATGGCCGAGTGGTTCTGGCGCGCGCATCTGTGGCTTCCCGGCTGGCAGTGA
- a CDS encoding response regulator — translation MNAAANPIRVVIVDDHQIFRTGLRAELGPELEVVGEAANVDEAVAVVTATVPDVVLLDVHLPGGAGGGGAEVLQRLAGRSDTRGVRMLALSVSDAADDVVQVIRAGARGYLTKTASGPEVTAAVLRVHSGDAVFSPRLAGFVLDAFGTGGGETAVQDDELDRLSAREQEVMRMIARGYAYKEVAAELFLSIKTVETHVSNVLRKLQLSNRHELTAWALSRRLL, via the coding sequence ATGAATGCTGCAGCGAACCCGATCCGGGTCGTCATCGTCGACGACCACCAGATCTTCCGCACCGGCCTCCGGGCCGAGCTCGGCCCCGAACTCGAGGTGGTGGGCGAGGCGGCGAACGTCGACGAGGCCGTCGCCGTCGTGACGGCGACCGTTCCCGACGTCGTGCTGCTCGACGTCCACCTTCCCGGCGGCGCGGGGGGCGGCGGCGCGGAGGTGCTGCAGCGCCTCGCCGGCCGATCCGACACCCGCGGCGTCCGCATGCTCGCCCTCAGCGTCTCCGACGCCGCCGACGATGTCGTGCAGGTGATCCGCGCGGGCGCTCGCGGCTATCTGACGAAGACGGCCTCCGGCCCCGAGGTGACGGCGGCGGTGCTGCGCGTGCACAGCGGAGACGCCGTGTTCTCGCCGCGACTCGCGGGCTTCGTGCTCGACGCCTTCGGCACGGGCGGCGGGGAGACCGCGGTGCAGGACGACGAGCTCGACCGCCTCTCGGCGCGGGAGCAGGAGGTGATGCGCATGATCGCCCGGGGGTACGCCTACAAGGAGGTGGCGGCCGAGCTCTTCCTCTCGATCAAGACGGTCGAAACGCACGTGTCGAACGTGCTGCGCAAGCTGCAGCTCTCGAATCGGCACGAGCTCACGGCGTGGGCGCTGTCGCGGCGCCTGCTCTGA
- a CDS encoding ATP-binding protein has translation MTDAPLTRSRSDRVLAGVCGGLGAHLGISPQTVRVAVLVLTALGGAGAVFYLWLWATVPWEDAEDGIVPLRRALTRPAGAGAESGAGAGSEPAEAGSPVDVAVPPAAAVEAGAGAAGSSQSPAPPASPASGDPAPARRRVRWPIAELLLGFCLLLAGLGLVLERAGVELRLELLLPALAVLVGVGLTWWQIADRDRPDRNALPRALGALALVAVGVLMFFVTAREPNTWTVIGAALAVLGGVALAVAPWLLRINRELMAERSARAREAERSDIAAHLHDSVLQTLALIQQRSEPGSEVARLARGQERELREWLFRTADGAVPQAREAVDAELRAHAAALEEHHAVRFEVVAVGAGEGLIAPAPIVAAAREAMLNAARHAGGDVTVYLEATRDRVMIDVTDRGPGLDPSRLPEGRMGVRESILGRMERAGGDARIVRGPGGGTSVRLGMPRHVSADAQGAPTRDTAPNEEKR, from the coding sequence ATGACCGATGCTCCGCTCACCCGATCGCGCAGCGACCGGGTGCTCGCGGGCGTCTGCGGCGGACTCGGAGCCCACCTCGGCATCTCGCCGCAGACGGTGCGCGTCGCGGTGCTCGTGCTCACCGCGCTCGGCGGAGCGGGCGCGGTGTTCTACCTGTGGCTCTGGGCGACCGTGCCCTGGGAGGACGCGGAAGACGGCATCGTTCCGCTGCGCCGCGCGCTGACGCGCCCCGCGGGTGCGGGTGCTGAATCGGGCGCCGGTGCGGGATCGGAACCCGCGGAGGCGGGGTCGCCCGTCGATGTCGCGGTGCCGCCCGCGGCGGCGGTCGAAGCCGGGGCGGGAGCCGCCGGGTCGTCGCAGTCGCCCGCGCCGCCCGCATCGCCGGCATCGGGCGACCCCGCGCCCGCCCGCCGCCGCGTGCGCTGGCCGATCGCCGAGCTCCTGCTCGGGTTCTGCCTGCTGCTCGCCGGGCTCGGGCTCGTGCTCGAACGCGCTGGCGTGGAGCTGCGCCTCGAGCTGCTGCTGCCGGCGCTCGCGGTGCTCGTCGGCGTCGGCCTCACCTGGTGGCAGATCGCCGACCGCGATCGGCCCGACCGCAACGCCCTGCCGCGCGCGCTCGGCGCCCTCGCCCTGGTCGCCGTCGGCGTGCTCATGTTCTTCGTCACCGCCCGCGAGCCGAATACCTGGACCGTGATCGGCGCCGCGCTCGCCGTGCTCGGCGGGGTCGCCCTCGCGGTGGCGCCCTGGCTGCTGCGCATCAACCGCGAGCTGATGGCCGAGCGCTCCGCCCGGGCGCGGGAGGCCGAGCGCTCAGACATCGCGGCCCACCTGCACGATTCGGTGCTGCAAACGCTCGCCCTGATCCAGCAGCGCTCGGAGCCCGGCAGCGAGGTGGCGCGGCTGGCGCGCGGCCAGGAGCGGGAGCTGCGCGAGTGGCTCTTCCGCACCGCCGACGGCGCGGTGCCGCAGGCGCGGGAGGCCGTCGATGCGGAGCTGCGCGCGCACGCGGCGGCCCTGGAGGAGCACCACGCGGTGCGCTTCGAAGTCGTCGCGGTCGGCGCGGGGGAGGGGCTCATCGCCCCGGCGCCGATCGTGGCCGCGGCCCGGGAGGCGATGCTCAACGCGGCGCGGCACGCCGGCGGAGACGTGACGGTGTACCTCGAGGCGACGCGGGATCGCGTGATGATCGACGTCACCGACCGCGGCCCCGGGCTCGACCCGAGCCGGCTGCCGGAGGGCAGGATGGGCGTGCGCGAGTCGATCCTCGGCAGAATGGAGCGCGCGGGAGGCGACGCGCGGATCGTCCGGGGGCCGGGCGGCGGCACGTCGGTGCGCCTGGGCATGCCGAGGCACGTCTCCGCCGACGCCCAGGGGGCGCCGACCCGAGACACCGCGCCGAACGAGGAGAAGCGATGA
- a CDS encoding PspC domain-containing protein, whose amino-acid sequence MHTTPPPADSASRPAGPPAGQGFFDWIRGLGITRSADRWFAGVAAGIAERLRVDPIIVRGVFIVLALLGGPGLLLYLAGWLLLPDASGRIHVEEIVRGRADTGTIVVAVVLTSVVIIPGVIGLASPGLGFPMLSVWSWDVWGRLGIPGWLSTTVAWVSWIAILGFAFFWIRHVVLQRGREHREREPRPARGERDSRAGDPERDAPQPERDTPQPGDSAASFAARASESADRVARDAAEWGRRAGAAADKWGREVGEQTEAWSARYAEHHDAHRLGTAHTVITLALALLAGGLAALWTTAVHGPLVIESAAPDALITGLIAALAVLAVSLIVAGTRGRYTGWVGFLSACGVVALLVTVVLPWGTRFQPFGDLHVTGSETGAVVLAGNTTVDLTGIGAADRDAAGASTGDDGLEVWVIAGRVTVELPDSGPVIAHVRMLAGRIDESGRTDLDASREQQVMTSGPFISREIRSNVTPGNVDTASVVTVTLLAGNVDVRGGGSVSDEASTDDAGDRETTTDRSSEQRLERQRDELNDELAVIDWRLSEPGLSSSERRSLEAEQNDLARQLEDLELEMNR is encoded by the coding sequence ATGCACACGACACCTCCCCCCGCAGATTCCGCGAGTCGCCCGGCTGGGCCGCCCGCCGGGCAGGGCTTCTTCGACTGGATTCGCGGGCTCGGCATCACCCGGAGCGCCGATCGATGGTTCGCCGGCGTCGCCGCCGGGATCGCCGAGCGCCTGCGCGTCGATCCCATCATCGTGCGCGGCGTCTTCATCGTGCTCGCGCTGCTCGGCGGGCCGGGTCTGCTGCTCTACCTCGCCGGCTGGCTCCTGCTGCCCGATGCCTCGGGCCGCATCCACGTGGAGGAGATCGTGCGGGGGCGAGCCGACACCGGGACGATCGTCGTCGCCGTCGTACTGACGTCGGTCGTCATCATCCCGGGCGTCATCGGGCTCGCGAGCCCGGGCCTCGGCTTCCCGATGCTCAGCGTCTGGAGCTGGGACGTGTGGGGGCGGCTCGGCATCCCGGGGTGGCTCTCGACGACGGTGGCGTGGGTGTCGTGGATCGCGATTCTCGGGTTCGCCTTCTTCTGGATCCGGCACGTGGTGCTGCAGCGGGGCCGCGAGCATCGCGAGCGGGAGCCGCGCCCGGCTCGCGGCGAACGCGATTCCCGTGCAGGCGATCCCGAGCGCGATGCCCCTCAGCCCGAGCGCGACACCCCGCAGCCCGGCGACTCGGCGGCCTCGTTCGCCGCGCGGGCGAGCGAGAGCGCCGACCGCGTCGCTCGAGACGCGGCGGAGTGGGGTCGCCGGGCGGGCGCCGCGGCCGACAAGTGGGGCCGCGAGGTGGGCGAGCAGACCGAGGCGTGGAGCGCCCGGTACGCCGAGCACCACGATGCCCATCGCCTCGGCACCGCGCACACCGTGATCACCCTGGCGCTCGCCCTGCTCGCGGGCGGTCTGGCCGCGCTCTGGACGACCGCCGTGCACGGGCCGCTCGTGATCGAGAGCGCCGCCCCCGACGCGCTCATCACCGGCCTGATCGCCGCGCTCGCCGTGCTCGCCGTCTCCCTGATCGTCGCGGGCACGCGCGGCCGCTACACCGGCTGGGTCGGCTTCCTCTCCGCCTGCGGCGTGGTCGCTCTGCTCGTCACGGTCGTGCTGCCGTGGGGCACCCGATTCCAGCCGTTCGGCGACCTCCACGTGACCGGATCCGAGACCGGCGCCGTGGTGCTCGCCGGCAACACCACCGTCGATCTCACGGGCATCGGCGCCGCCGACCGCGACGCCGCCGGCGCCTCGACCGGCGACGACGGCCTCGAGGTCTGGGTGATCGCCGGGCGCGTCACCGTCGAGCTCCCCGATTCAGGCCCCGTGATCGCCCATGTGCGCATGCTCGCGGGCCGCATCGACGAATCCGGGCGCACCGACCTCGACGCCTCCCGCGAGCAGCAGGTCATGACGAGCGGCCCGTTCATCTCGCGCGAGATCCGCTCGAACGTCACGCCGGGCAACGTCGACACCGCGAGCGTCGTCACCGTCACCCTGCTGGCCGGCAACGTCGACGTGCGCGGTGGCGGGAGCGTCTCGGATGAGGCGTCGACCGACGATGCGGGCGACCGGGAGACGACGACCGACCGGAGTTCGGAGCAGCGCCTCGAGCGGCAGCGCGACGAGCTGAACGACGAACTCGCGGTCATCGACTGGAGGCTCTCGGAGCCGGGCCTCAGCTCGTCGGAGCGCCGCAGTCTCGAAGCCGAGCAGAACGACCTCGCACGACAACTCGAAGACCTCGAACTGGAGATGAACCGATGA
- a CDS encoding sensor histidine kinase, translating into MATLRSLATKYSSLDEEEIEWLELLTLDLRLLADLALGDVVLWVPTSDENYLAIAHSRPAGSVTLFYRDVIGDLLRADWRELVDEAMTSTNPIVSTSPAWYEENPMRLAAFSVSRTDAEGEVRGPFAVITVHTSVADTQPASRIGAAFREVAADLLGMIQKGMFPVPGSSRGGEQGAPRAADGLVRINLDGVATFASPNTQTTFSALGFRDEIEGENFSEVVADVVKGQFDTNESLPLIAQGKIAKRTEIDTNGHTITLRSIPVFRDGARVGGIVLTRDVTELRQQAQELITKDATIREIHHRVKNNLQTVASLLRVQARRARSEEAKQVLGQAMRRVAAIAVVHDTLSAGLSQIVDFDKVFDRVIGLAAEVASLHNTTVHPHKEGEFGELPSEYATPLALALTEIVTNAVEHGLAGREGEVFVTARRTDEQLTVEVVDTGTGLPGGTVGDGLGTQIVRTLIEGELGGSITWGPESGGGTRVSIQVPLHWISTQTREIPRVTG; encoded by the coding sequence GTGGCCACACTGCGCAGTCTTGCAACGAAGTACTCGTCCCTCGACGAAGAGGAGATCGAATGGCTCGAGCTGCTCACGCTCGACCTGCGATTACTCGCCGACCTCGCCCTGGGCGACGTCGTGCTCTGGGTGCCGACGAGCGACGAGAACTACCTCGCCATCGCCCATAGCCGGCCCGCCGGATCGGTGACGCTCTTCTACCGCGACGTCATCGGCGACCTGCTGCGCGCCGACTGGCGCGAGCTCGTGGACGAGGCGATGACGAGCACGAACCCGATCGTCTCCACCTCGCCCGCCTGGTACGAGGAGAACCCGATGCGCCTCGCGGCGTTCTCGGTGAGCCGCACCGATGCCGAGGGCGAGGTGCGCGGCCCGTTCGCCGTGATCACCGTGCACACGAGCGTCGCCGACACGCAGCCGGCGTCGCGCATCGGAGCCGCGTTCCGCGAGGTCGCCGCCGACCTGCTCGGCATGATCCAGAAGGGCATGTTCCCCGTGCCCGGCAGCTCGCGCGGCGGAGAGCAGGGGGCACCGCGCGCAGCGGACGGCCTCGTGCGCATCAACCTCGACGGGGTCGCGACGTTCGCGAGTCCCAACACGCAGACCACGTTCTCCGCGCTCGGGTTCCGCGACGAGATCGAGGGCGAGAACTTCAGCGAGGTCGTCGCCGACGTCGTGAAGGGGCAGTTCGACACCAACGAGTCGCTGCCGCTGATCGCGCAGGGGAAGATCGCGAAGCGCACCGAGATCGACACGAACGGGCACACGATCACGCTGCGCTCGATCCCCGTGTTCCGCGACGGCGCCCGCGTCGGCGGCATCGTGCTGACCCGCGACGTCACCGAGCTGCGGCAGCAGGCGCAGGAGCTCATCACGAAGGATGCGACGATCCGCGAGATCCACCATCGTGTGAAGAACAACCTGCAGACCGTGGCATCGCTGCTGCGCGTGCAGGCGCGTCGCGCGCGCAGCGAGGAGGCCAAGCAGGTGCTCGGTCAGGCGATGCGGCGCGTCGCGGCGATCGCCGTGGTGCACGACACCCTCTCGGCGGGGCTCTCGCAGATCGTCGACTTCGACAAGGTGTTCGACCGGGTGATCGGGCTCGCCGCCGAGGTGGCGAGCCTGCACAACACCACGGTGCACCCCCACAAGGAGGGCGAGTTCGGCGAGCTGCCCTCGGAGTACGCGACGCCGCTCGCGCTCGCGCTCACCGAGATCGTGACGAACGCGGTGGAGCACGGTCTCGCGGGGCGCGAGGGCGAGGTGTTCGTCACCGCGCGCCGCACCGACGAGCAGCTGACCGTCGAGGTCGTCGACACGGGCACCGGCCTGCCCGGGGGCACCGTCGGCGACGGCCTCGGAACGCAGATCGTGCGCACCCTGATCGAGGGGGAGCTCGGCGGCAGCATCACCTGGGGGCCCGAGTCGGGCGGCGGCACCCGGGTGTCGATCCAGGTGCCGCTCCACTGGATCTCCACGCAGACCCGCGAGATTCCCCGGGTCACGGGGTAG
- a CDS encoding Rv3235 family protein, with protein sequence MPASAPSPEHRRAIRAASQAARAATQRSHLRAMPPMRADAAPPPSAPSRSSPMPDARGAVLDAPAVPPPPDALVQRLAVYAFEVIDGVRSVAQFGSWITPEVAAALTARRALHAERATLTRDRRRRTAMPGRAHLTAPLPHVIEATVVLHLETRSTVAAIRLEHLRDRWRATDITVL encoded by the coding sequence ATGCCCGCCTCCGCACCCTCCCCCGAGCATCGCCGTGCCATCCGAGCCGCATCGCAGGCCGCTCGTGCGGCGACGCAGCGCTCCCATCTGCGCGCCATGCCGCCGATGCGCGCCGACGCCGCTCCGCCGCCCTCCGCCCCGAGCCGGTCGTCGCCGATGCCCGACGCGCGCGGCGCAGTGCTCGACGCGCCGGCCGTTCCACCGCCGCCCGATGCGCTGGTGCAGCGCCTCGCCGTCTACGCCTTCGAGGTGATCGACGGCGTGCGCTCCGTCGCGCAGTTCGGCAGCTGGATCACGCCCGAGGTCGCCGCGGCCCTCACCGCCCGGCGCGCGCTGCACGCCGAGCGGGCGACGCTCACACGGGACCGCCGAAGACGCACGGCGATGCCGGGCCGTGCGCATCTCACCGCACCCCTCCCCCACGTCATCGAGGCCACCGTGGTGCTCCACCTCGAGACCCGGTCGACGGTCGCGGCGATCCGCCTCGAGCATCTCAGGGACCGCTGGCGGGCGACCGACATCACGGTGCTGTGA